A genomic segment from Halorubrum depositum encodes:
- the trpC gene encoding indole-3-glycerol phosphate synthase, translated as MEDPTELAPAVRSILSAARDRAAEGRTDRVDVDPRDLRAAFDRAEADGRVPVVAEVKPTSPTTDGTRDGDPVALAEGMVAGGAAALSVLTEPEHFGGSVEVLERVRGAVDVPVLRKDFVVAESQLDAVESDVVLLIARFVGDDLPDLLAAARERGFQVLVEVHDREELDAALDAGATTIGVNNRDLAELVVDLGTFESVAPHVPDDATLIAESGIGSPSDARRMRAAGADALLVGSAIMDGDVEANTRALTRAEADGGGRADDEEAAADDETTDTTETPT; from the coding sequence ATGGAGGATCCAACCGAGCTGGCCCCCGCGGTCAGGTCGATACTCTCGGCCGCGCGCGACCGGGCGGCGGAGGGCCGAACCGACCGCGTCGACGTCGATCCGCGCGATCTGCGCGCCGCGTTCGACCGTGCCGAGGCCGACGGGCGCGTGCCCGTCGTCGCCGAGGTCAAGCCGACGAGCCCGACCACCGACGGGACCCGCGACGGCGACCCCGTCGCGCTCGCCGAGGGGATGGTCGCCGGCGGCGCCGCGGCGCTCTCGGTGCTCACGGAGCCGGAGCACTTCGGCGGGAGCGTCGAGGTCCTCGAACGCGTGCGAGGGGCGGTCGACGTGCCGGTCCTCCGCAAGGACTTCGTCGTCGCCGAGTCGCAGCTCGACGCCGTCGAGAGCGACGTCGTCCTGCTGATCGCGCGGTTCGTCGGCGACGACCTCCCGGACCTGCTCGCCGCCGCCCGCGAGCGCGGCTTCCAAGTCCTCGTCGAGGTCCACGACCGCGAGGAGCTGGACGCCGCGCTCGACGCGGGCGCGACGACGATCGGCGTGAACAACCGCGACCTCGCGGAGCTGGTCGTCGATCTCGGAACCTTCGAGTCCGTGGCGCCCCACGTCCCCGACGACGCGACGCTGATCGCCGAGAGCGGGATCGGATCGCCGTCGGACGCCCGCCGGATGCGGGCGGCGGGCGCCGACGCGCTGCTCGTCGGGAGCGCGATCATGGACGGCGACGTCGAGGCGAACACGCGGGCGCTGACGCGGGCGGAGGCGGACGGCGGCGGGCGCGCTGACGACGAGGAGGCGGCCGCGGACGACGAGACCACAGACACCACGGAGACACCCACATGA
- a CDS encoding HTTM domain-containing protein translates to MTTLRRRLSKAGSRYAAARESLRGRAAPHLGIDPRALGAFRIALALLLLGDLLVYRLPEVGAFYADDGVLPRSTLAEVYPALESVSIHAVSGSARVQALLLAAAAVAAVALLVGYRTRASTGVSLLLLASLYARNPYVINGGNTILVVFLFLALFLPLDARWSTGTDGRVGRADRADRADRADRADRRNVVERADDEGAESADRRICSLGTAVTLLTLLSIYAANVVSKYRSDAWMSGTAVPRIFQIEEFVVGLGPLVSERAALLAAMNWLWVALLSASVLLIVATGRLRVAVALAFVSAHLGMAATMRLGVFPFVMVGVLLLFLPPRAWDVIESVASKFPGPSRVTGRAYRSDGGCTEEPASPVPYGVRRGIRVGAAVLLVGFFLALVWWQAAGVGLVDLPASESAGELSEVSWSFFAPNPPDTSSWYVVRATLESGESVGVRDGGAVSFDRPPDAADTYPSTLWHQFGHRMRYAGETRYRPVAEYVCEHADPSVESVTVFHVEQEVGPSGPVGEPEPQERISVAC, encoded by the coding sequence ATGACGACACTACGCCGGCGGCTCTCGAAGGCGGGTTCCCGATACGCCGCTGCGCGCGAGTCCCTCCGCGGACGCGCAGCCCCGCACCTCGGGATCGATCCGCGAGCGCTCGGCGCGTTCCGGATCGCGCTGGCCCTCCTGCTCCTCGGTGACCTCCTCGTCTATCGGCTTCCGGAAGTGGGCGCGTTCTACGCCGACGACGGCGTCCTGCCGCGCTCGACGCTCGCCGAGGTCTACCCGGCGTTGGAGTCCGTTTCGATCCACGCGGTCTCCGGGTCGGCGCGGGTACAGGCGCTGCTGCTCGCGGCCGCCGCGGTCGCCGCAGTCGCCCTCCTCGTCGGCTACCGGACGCGGGCGTCGACGGGGGTCTCCCTCCTCCTGCTCGCGTCGCTGTACGCCCGGAACCCGTACGTGATCAACGGCGGGAACACGATCCTGGTGGTGTTCCTGTTCCTGGCCCTCTTCCTCCCGTTGGACGCCCGGTGGTCGACGGGCACGGACGGGCGGGTCGGCCGCGCCGACCGCGCCGACCGCGCCGACCGCGCCGACCGCGCCGACCGGAGAAATGTCGTCGAACGAGCGGACGACGAAGGGGCGGAGTCGGCCGACCGCCGGATCTGTTCGCTCGGGACGGCCGTCACCCTCCTGACGCTCCTGTCGATCTACGCGGCGAACGTGGTCTCCAAGTACCGGAGCGACGCGTGGATGTCCGGGACCGCGGTCCCCCGTATCTTCCAGATCGAGGAGTTCGTCGTGGGACTGGGTCCGCTCGTCTCCGAACGCGCCGCGCTCCTCGCGGCGATGAACTGGCTGTGGGTCGCGCTCCTCTCGGCGTCGGTGCTCCTGATCGTCGCGACCGGGCGGCTCCGGGTCGCGGTCGCCCTCGCGTTCGTCTCCGCGCACCTCGGCATGGCCGCGACGATGCGGCTCGGCGTGTTCCCGTTCGTGATGGTCGGCGTGCTGCTCCTCTTCCTCCCGCCGAGGGCGTGGGACGTCATCGAGTCGGTCGCGTCGAAATTTCCCGGGCCCTCTCGGGTGACGGGGCGCGCGTACCGGAGCGACGGCGGATGCACAGAGGAACCCGCGTCCCCGGTCCCGTACGGGGTTCGTCGGGGGATCCGAGTCGGAGCCGCCGTGCTGCTCGTAGGCTTTTTCCTCGCGCTCGTGTGGTGGCAGGCCGCGGGAGTGGGGCTCGTCGACCTCCCGGCGTCGGAGTCGGCCGGTGAGCTCTCCGAGGTCAGCTGGTCGTTCTTCGCGCCGAACCCGCCGGACACCTCCAGCTGGTACGTCGTCCGCGCGACGCTCGAATCCGGCGAGTCGGTCGGCGTCCGGGACGGGGGCGCGGTCTCGTTCGATCGGCCGCCGGACGCGGCGGACACGTACCCGTCGACCCTCTGGCACCAGTTCGGGCACCGGATGCGGTACGCCGGAGAGACGCGGTACCGACCGGTAGCGGAGTACGTCTGTGAGCACGCGGACCCCAGTGTGGAGTCGGTGACCGTCTTCCACGTCGAGCAGGAGGTCGGTCCGAGCGGCCCGGTGGGCGAGCCGGAGCCGCAAGAGCGGATCAGCGTGGCCTGTTGA
- a CDS encoding desampylase: MIELSRAVYDDIVYHAYGGGEAEICGVLAGDHGTDGEPSVVTETYQAENVADTPQIRYLIDPEEQFELIETIEDDGLDVVGFYHSHPTGPTNPSETDAARATWPDHSYVICALDGYPFVGSWRWRDDEDGFEQETVSVRSER, translated from the coding sequence ATGATCGAGCTCTCACGAGCGGTCTACGACGACATCGTGTACCACGCGTACGGCGGCGGCGAAGCGGAGATCTGCGGCGTCCTCGCGGGCGACCACGGCACCGACGGGGAGCCGAGCGTCGTCACCGAGACGTATCAGGCCGAGAACGTCGCCGACACGCCCCAGATCCGCTACCTCATCGACCCCGAGGAGCAGTTCGAGCTCATCGAGACGATCGAGGACGACGGGCTCGACGTGGTCGGGTTCTATCACTCGCACCCCACCGGCCCGACCAACCCGAGCGAGACGGACGCCGCGCGGGCGACCTGGCCCGACCACTCGTACGTGATCTGCGCGCTGGACGGCTACCCGTTCGTCGGCTCGTGGCGCTGGCGGGACGACGAGGACGGATTCGAACAGGAGACGGTCTCGGTGCGGAGCGAGCGCTAG
- the trpA gene encoding tryptophan synthase subunit alpha gives MADRNTESAAKPETGNSAAIAEAFADGPAYVPYLAVGDPSYEASLEYVRALDRGGADVIELGLPFSEPIAEGPTIQGALVRSLDDGMTPDRFFAFAEELDVDAPLVCMTYYNLIYQYGAETGPRPFVERAAAAGIEGLVVPDLPAEEADPLREACDEFGLDLVFIVAPTTVGDRLDRIMSRVSGYVYVQARLGTTGARDDVSDQTTESLDRLAEYDVPKAVGFGISAGGHAERIVAGGADGIIVGSALVDIVAEGVENDLSTDEVADRLEALSRELKAGAERGYAARVGTAESR, from the coding sequence ATGGCGGATCGGAACACGGAGTCGGCGGCGAAGCCGGAGACGGGCAACTCGGCCGCGATAGCCGAGGCGTTCGCGGACGGCCCCGCCTACGTCCCTTACCTCGCCGTCGGCGACCCCTCCTACGAGGCGTCGCTGGAGTACGTCCGCGCGCTCGACCGCGGCGGCGCCGACGTCATCGAACTCGGGCTCCCGTTCTCGGAGCCGATCGCAGAGGGGCCGACGATCCAGGGCGCCCTCGTGCGCTCGCTCGACGACGGGATGACGCCGGACCGGTTCTTCGCGTTCGCCGAGGAGCTGGACGTCGACGCGCCGCTCGTCTGCATGACGTACTACAATTTGATCTACCAATACGGGGCTGAAACCGGCCCCCGTCCCTTCGTCGAGCGCGCCGCCGCGGCCGGCATCGAGGGGCTCGTCGTCCCCGACCTCCCGGCCGAGGAGGCCGACCCGCTGCGGGAGGCGTGCGACGAGTTCGGGCTCGATCTGGTCTTCATCGTCGCGCCGACCACGGTCGGCGACCGGCTCGACCGGATCATGAGCCGCGTGTCGGGGTACGTCTACGTGCAGGCGCGGCTCGGGACGACCGGCGCGCGCGACGACGTCTCCGACCAGACGACCGAGAGCCTCGACCGGCTCGCCGAGTACGACGTGCCGAAGGCCGTCGGGTTCGGTATCTCGGCCGGCGGGCACGCCGAGCGTATCGTCGCCGGCGGCGCCGACGGGATCATCGTCGGCTCGGCGCTCGTCGACATCGTCGCCGAGGGCGTCGAGAACGACCTGTCGACCGACGAGGTCGCGGACCGGCTGGAGGCGCTCTCGCGAGAGCTGAAGGCGGGCGCCGAGCGCGGCTACGCCGCCCGAGTCGGGACCGCGGAGTCGCGGTGA
- a CDS encoding universal stress protein translates to MTRVLVPVAVLEGESVSPGLMSLLGGVDVTVLGYHVLPEQTPPDQARLQFEERATSALEDLSQEFRAAGGAADHRLVFTHDREQTFDRVADEAEADAFAVPGTTGDVDRVLVSLSGDVDVDSLLSFVEALVGGRDIGVTLFLAGGDAPPTAPSDGAAADAGDGATADAGDDDAARLAAAADRLSEAGIDADTTLATEGSPFDALIDAVPGHDAVVMGERAPSFRSLVFGDESGRIAAASVGPVLVVRDRRDAEKEA, encoded by the coding sequence ATGACACGCGTACTCGTTCCCGTCGCGGTGCTGGAGGGAGAGAGCGTCTCGCCCGGCCTGATGTCGCTGCTCGGGGGCGTCGACGTGACGGTGCTCGGCTATCACGTCCTCCCGGAGCAGACGCCGCCGGACCAGGCCCGGCTCCAGTTCGAGGAGCGCGCGACGTCGGCGCTGGAGGACCTCAGCCAGGAGTTTCGGGCCGCCGGCGGCGCGGCCGACCACCGGCTCGTGTTCACGCACGACCGCGAGCAGACGTTCGACCGCGTCGCCGACGAGGCCGAGGCGGACGCGTTCGCCGTTCCCGGGACGACCGGCGACGTCGACCGGGTCCTCGTGTCGCTCTCCGGCGACGTCGACGTCGACAGCCTCCTCTCGTTCGTCGAAGCGCTCGTCGGAGGTCGGGACATCGGCGTCACGCTGTTCCTCGCGGGCGGGGATGCGCCTCCCACCGCACCGAGCGACGGCGCGGCGGCGGACGCCGGTGACGGCGCCACGGCTGACGCCGGCGACGACGACGCAGCCCGGCTGGCGGCCGCTGCCGATCGGCTTTCCGAGGCGGGCATCGACGCGGACACGACGCTGGCGACGGAGGGGTCTCCGTTCGACGCGCTGATCGACGCGGTGCCCGGCCACGACGCGGTCGTGATGGGCGAGCGCGCGCCTTCGTTTCGGTCGCTCGTGTTCGGCGACGAGAGCGGGCGGATCGCGGCCGCCTCGGTCGGCCCGGTCCTCGTGGTTCGGGACCGGCGGGATGCCGAAAAAGAGGCCTAG
- a CDS encoding NADPH-dependent FMN reductase: protein MSDPPLVVGIPGSLRETSYTRLGIERALDGARRAGGRAELVDLREYDLPTYDADRDEAGDADAFKTRLREADAVLLGTPMYHGSYSSTLKTALDYCGFEEFEDETVGLLAVAGGGFPVTALEHLRSVCRALNAWVIPHQVAIPRAHAQFEDGDLVDEGLDERTLTLGRRAVQYADIEPDPDSFEGDQNVGAR from the coding sequence ATGTCCGATCCGCCGCTGGTCGTCGGTATCCCGGGAAGCCTGCGCGAGACGAGCTACACGCGTCTGGGGATCGAGCGCGCGCTCGACGGCGCTCGCAGGGCCGGCGGGCGCGCCGAACTGGTCGACCTCCGCGAGTACGACCTCCCGACGTACGACGCCGACCGCGACGAGGCGGGGGACGCCGACGCGTTCAAAACGCGGCTCCGCGAGGCCGACGCCGTCCTCCTCGGGACGCCGATGTACCACGGCTCGTACTCGTCCACGCTGAAGACGGCGCTCGACTACTGCGGCTTCGAGGAGTTCGAGGACGAGACCGTCGGGCTCCTCGCGGTCGCGGGCGGCGGCTTTCCGGTGACGGCGTTAGAGCACCTCCGCTCCGTCTGCCGGGCGCTGAACGCGTGGGTGATCCCGCATCAGGTGGCGATCCCTCGCGCTCACGCCCAGTTCGAGGACGGCGACCTCGTCGACGAGGGCCTCGACGAGCGGACGCTCACGCTGGGCCGCCGCGCCGTGCAGTACGCCGACATCGAACCCGACCCGGACTCGTTCGAGGGAGACCAGAACGTCGGCGCGAGGTGA
- a CDS encoding 2-amino-3,7-dideoxy-D-threo-hept-6-ulosonate synthase → MTAGLSARLERISTNDRYLIVPMDHGITMGAVDGLVDIESTIDGVTRGGADAVLTQRGVAPRVHPNKNDAGYIVHVNGSTTIGPDESDKRVTATAEDAVRAGADAVSFHINVGSEHEPDQIEELAELTANAERLGLPVLAMAYARGEGVDETDPESLGHAVRLAEELGADVVKTGYSGDGDSFARVTESTRLPVVIAGGSKGTDRETVEMVRGAMDGDAAGVSMGRSIFQHEDPEGIARAVSAIVHDDASVDEALRAGGFVEA, encoded by the coding sequence ATGACAGCAGGACTCTCGGCACGACTCGAACGCATCTCCACGAACGACCGCTACCTCATCGTCCCGATGGACCACGGGATCACGATGGGCGCCGTCGATGGCCTCGTCGACATCGAGTCGACGATCGACGGCGTCACGCGCGGCGGGGCGGACGCGGTCCTCACCCAGCGCGGCGTCGCGCCGCGCGTCCACCCGAACAAGAACGACGCGGGCTACATCGTCCACGTCAACGGGTCGACGACGATCGGCCCCGACGAGAGCGACAAGCGCGTCACCGCCACCGCCGAGGACGCGGTGCGCGCGGGCGCCGACGCCGTCTCCTTCCACATCAACGTCGGCTCGGAGCACGAGCCGGACCAGATCGAGGAGCTCGCGGAATTGACCGCGAACGCCGAGCGCCTCGGCCTGCCGGTGCTCGCGATGGCGTACGCGCGCGGCGAGGGCGTCGACGAGACCGACCCCGAGTCGCTCGGACACGCGGTCCGGCTCGCCGAGGAGCTCGGCGCCGACGTGGTGAAAACGGGGTACTCCGGCGACGGCGACTCGTTCGCCCGCGTCACGGAGTCGACCCGGCTCCCGGTCGTCATCGCCGGCGGGTCGAAGGGGACCGACCGCGAGACCGTCGAGATGGTGCGCGGCGCGATGGACGGCGACGCGGCCGGCGTGTCGATGGGGCGGTCGATCTTCCAGCACGAGGATCCGGAGGGGATCGCCCGCGCGGTCTCGGCGATCGTCCACGACGACGCGAGCGTCGACGAGGCGCTCCGCGCGGGCGGGTTCGTCGAGGCGTAA
- the trpB gene encoding tryptophan synthase subunit beta, producing the protein MSETGSTTSETTGAGATRAELSRRPGRERGREDGKFGRYGGQYVPEALMPAIEELTDAYERYVLENEDGFMDEFRERLADFGGRPIPLQRADRLSERYDREIFLKREDLLHGGAHKLNNALGQVLLAKYMGKERIIAETGAGQHGTATAMAAAHLDMPCEIYMGERDINRQRPNVFRMKLNGAEVNPVTAGRGTLKEAISETMRDWATTVENTHYVIGSIVGPHPFPVMVRDFQAVISEEARAQSIEKTGELPTDVVACAGGGSNTMGAFAAFVDDEEVALHAVEAGGSTLEVDEEAGVAPNSASLYTGEEGVLHGARTKLLQDSDGQIMESHSISSGLDYAGVGPELAYLVDEGRVNPVAVDDDDALEGFHRLSRTEGIIPALETAHAFGFLEEHHEDLGERVVVNVSGRGDKDLDAAIEETDKRDIDEAPDMSMFTGGI; encoded by the coding sequence ATGAGCGAAACCGGATCCACCACGAGCGAGACGACCGGCGCGGGAGCAACGCGGGCGGAGCTGTCGCGACGCCCGGGCCGCGAGCGCGGCCGCGAGGATGGAAAGTTCGGCCGCTACGGCGGCCAGTACGTCCCCGAGGCGCTGATGCCGGCGATCGAGGAGCTGACCGACGCCTACGAGCGGTACGTCCTCGAGAACGAGGACGGGTTCATGGACGAGTTCCGCGAGCGGCTCGCCGACTTCGGCGGGCGCCCGATTCCCCTCCAGCGCGCCGACCGGCTCTCCGAGCGCTACGACCGGGAGATATTCCTCAAGCGCGAGGACCTGCTCCACGGCGGCGCGCACAAGCTGAACAACGCGCTCGGGCAGGTCCTGCTGGCGAAGTACATGGGGAAAGAGCGGATCATCGCGGAGACGGGCGCCGGCCAGCACGGCACCGCGACCGCGATGGCGGCCGCGCACCTCGACATGCCCTGCGAGATATACATGGGCGAGCGCGACATCAACCGCCAGCGCCCGAACGTCTTCCGGATGAAGCTCAACGGCGCCGAGGTGAATCCGGTGACCGCGGGCCGGGGCACCCTGAAGGAGGCCATCTCGGAGACGATGCGCGACTGGGCGACCACCGTCGAGAACACCCACTACGTCATCGGGTCGATCGTCGGCCCGCACCCGTTCCCCGTGATGGTCCGCGACTTCCAGGCGGTCATCTCCGAGGAGGCGCGCGCGCAGTCGATCGAGAAGACGGGCGAGCTCCCGACCGACGTGGTCGCCTGCGCGGGCGGCGGGTCGAACACGATGGGCGCGTTCGCGGCGTTCGTCGACGACGAGGAGGTCGCGCTCCACGCGGTCGAGGCCGGCGGCTCGACGCTGGAGGTCGACGAAGAGGCGGGCGTCGCCCCGAACTCCGCGTCGCTGTACACCGGCGAGGAGGGCGTGCTCCACGGCGCGCGCACCAAGCTCCTGCAGGACTCCGACGGACAGATCATGGAGAGCCACTCGATCTCCTCCGGGCTCGACTACGCCGGCGTCGGCCCGGAGCTCGCGTACCTCGTCGACGAGGGGCGCGTGAACCCCGTCGCCGTCGACGACGACGACGCCCTTGAGGGGTTCCACCGGCTCTCGCGCACGGAGGGGATCATCCCCGCGCTGGAGACGGCCCACGCGTTCGGATTCTTAGAGGAGCATCACGAGGATCTCGGCGAGCGGGTCGTGGTGAACGTCTCCGGGCGCGGCGACAAGGACCTCGACGCCGCCATCGAGGAGACGGACAAGCGCGACATCGACGAGGCGCCGGACATGTCGATGTTCACGGGGGGGATCTGA
- a CDS encoding DUF302 domain-containing protein: MSDAESGSPAPTADEALHTTLDMPFDDAVPFVQIEHELADFETVQVTRLDRMIEGMLGHDDVERTALIVVCHPEIAFDAIEIDPTLAGMLPCTTIVYEREGDDLVHVHHTSATKAIRDLGCAPADAGGAVEDLVEKTGELMTVVWENIEEHGRERPSE, from the coding sequence ATGAGCGACGCCGAGAGCGGGTCGCCGGCGCCGACCGCCGACGAGGCGCTCCACACGACCCTCGACATGCCGTTCGACGACGCGGTCCCCTTCGTGCAGATCGAACACGAGCTCGCCGACTTCGAGACGGTGCAGGTCACGCGGCTCGATCGGATGATCGAGGGAATGTTAGGCCACGACGACGTCGAGCGGACCGCGCTCATCGTCGTCTGTCACCCCGAGATCGCGTTCGACGCGATCGAGATCGACCCCACGCTCGCCGGGATGCTCCCGTGTACGACCATCGTGTACGAGCGCGAGGGCGACGACCTCGTGCACGTCCACCACACCTCGGCGACGAAGGCGATCCGCGATCTCGGCTGCGCGCCCGCCGACGCCGGCGGCGCGGTCGAGGACCTCGTCGAGAAGACCGGGGAGCTGATGACGGTCGTCTGGGAGAACATCGAGGAGCACGGCCGGGAGCGGCCGTCCGAGTAG
- a CDS encoding MGMT family protein codes for MNTTGTSGVFAREFESLDRAVEVGFADGRVISVSFPAEVPTDAEADHELLDRIGAYVRGERDEFAEVPVGLTVPTDRRDVLEALRTVPYGEEVSVSRLTRLAALDADDPDDLGLVKSALDENPIPVLFPDHRVQGGPYATPADVRNALRRVEGL; via the coding sequence ATGAATACGACGGGAACGTCGGGCGTCTTCGCCCGCGAGTTCGAGTCCCTCGACCGCGCCGTGGAGGTCGGGTTCGCCGACGGGCGGGTCATCTCGGTGTCGTTCCCGGCAGAGGTACCGACCGACGCGGAGGCGGACCACGAGCTGCTCGACCGGATCGGCGCGTACGTCCGCGGGGAGCGCGACGAGTTCGCCGAAGTCCCCGTCGGGCTCACGGTGCCGACGGACCGCCGCGACGTCCTCGAGGCGCTCCGGACGGTCCCCTACGGCGAGGAGGTGTCTGTGAGCCGGCTCACGCGGCTGGCCGCGCTCGACGCGGACGACCCCGACGACCTCGGGCTCGTGAAGAGCGCGCTCGACGAGAATCCGATCCCGGTCCTCTTTCCGGACCACCGGGTACAGGGCGGCCCGTACGCCACACCGGCAGACGTGCGGAACGCGCTGCGGCGCGTCGAGGGACTGTAG
- a CDS encoding APC family permease: protein MTDEPRGRNLDGDAPVAERVVETEEATITEGAELERTIGLSGGLAIGIGTMIGAGIFVFPGLAGGEIGTAAAASFAVGGVIALLVALPTSELATAMPRSGGGYYFVSRGLGTLAGTVIGLSLWLGLVFATAFYLVGLGFYALDALAQIGLTVGAEPGGIVSAIAVLAGVAFTVLNVTGTENAAKLQNGIVALLLSMLVAFLGFGLLEAFGVVAVDTPPGEAADVWEAVPILSVAALVFTSYLGFAQVATVAGEMKDPGRNLPLAMVGSVLIVTVLYVLTIFVATSVFQRNALLAAGETAMVEVGRALLGPAGALVIIAGGLLATMSSANASILSTSRAIYGVSKDALLPRRASRINLRYGTPHVALGMAGGPVIVLAATRQVQLLAEVASFLHLVMYGLMCVALVAIRRDRPEWYDPEFVVPGGPVVPVLGALASFGLIAFMNRLSIAVGTAVIAVTAGWYFYYARDVELKGAL from the coding sequence ATGACCGACGAGCCGCGCGGCCGCAACCTCGACGGCGACGCACCGGTCGCCGAACGCGTCGTCGAGACCGAGGAGGCGACGATCACGGAGGGCGCGGAACTGGAGCGCACCATCGGGCTGAGCGGCGGCCTCGCGATCGGTATCGGAACGATGATCGGCGCCGGAATCTTCGTGTTCCCGGGACTCGCCGGCGGGGAGATCGGAACGGCGGCGGCCGCCTCCTTTGCGGTCGGCGGCGTGATCGCCCTCCTCGTCGCGCTCCCGACCTCGGAGCTGGCGACGGCGATGCCGCGGAGCGGCGGCGGCTACTACTTCGTCTCGCGCGGGCTCGGGACGCTCGCGGGCACGGTCATCGGGCTCTCGCTGTGGCTCGGGCTCGTGTTCGCGACCGCGTTCTACCTCGTCGGACTCGGGTTCTACGCGCTCGACGCGCTCGCGCAGATCGGGCTCACGGTCGGCGCCGAACCGGGCGGGATCGTCTCGGCCATCGCCGTCCTCGCCGGAGTCGCGTTCACCGTGTTAAACGTCACCGGCACCGAGAACGCCGCGAAGCTCCAAAACGGCATCGTCGCGCTGCTGCTCTCGATGCTAGTCGCCTTCCTCGGGTTCGGCCTGTTGGAGGCGTTCGGGGTCGTCGCCGTCGACACCCCGCCCGGGGAAGCGGCCGACGTCTGGGAGGCCGTCCCGATACTCTCGGTCGCCGCGCTCGTGTTCACCTCCTACCTCGGCTTCGCGCAGGTCGCGACGGTGGCCGGCGAGATGAAGGACCCGGGCCGGAACCTCCCGCTGGCGATGGTGGGCTCCGTTCTGATCGTCACGGTGCTGTACGTCCTGACCATCTTCGTCGCGACGAGCGTATTCCAGCGAAACGCGCTGCTGGCGGCCGGCGAGACCGCGATGGTCGAGGTGGGCCGGGCGCTCCTCGGTCCGGCCGGGGCGCTCGTGATAATCGCCGGCGGGCTGCTCGCGACGATGTCGTCGGCGAACGCGTCGATACTCAGCACCTCGCGGGCGATCTACGGGGTCTCGAAGGACGCGCTACTCCCGCGGCGGGCGAGTCGGATCAACCTGCGATACGGCACGCCGCACGTCGCGCTCGGCATGGCCGGCGGCCCGGTGATCGTCCTCGCGGCGACCAGGCAGGTCCAACTCCTCGCCGAGGTCGCGTCCTTCCTCCACCTGGTCATGTACGGGCTGATGTGTGTCGCGCTCGTTGCCATCCGCCGCGACCGTCCCGAGTGGTACGACCCGGAGTTCGTGGTGCCGGGCGGCCCCGTCGTTCCCGTCCTCGGCGCGCTCGCCAGCTTCGGACTGATCGCGTTCATGAATCGGCTCTCGATCGCGGTCGGGACCGCCGTCATCGCCGTCACGGCCGGGTGGTATTTCTACTACGCCCGCGACGTGGAACTCAAGGGGGCCCTGTAA